A window from Drosophila kikkawai strain 14028-0561.14 chromosome 2L, DkikHiC1v2, whole genome shotgun sequence encodes these proteins:
- the LOC108079205 gene encoding uncharacterized protein isoform X4: MLLLNPLAVPITLQVKPTEDGTETPLVLNIRDSTELLPITVRDPIKHLQQVHEELVQPLEFGSIDLTEEEPEVKSIKSVETKLSVYSQDFEEEVMEPIPVMAAQLLSNLKKKKIFDKSESDRRIIQEALIGLLHTKYFSVFTKHNNFVFMDWNALPSDPQEVYCDNEIIYLRPNTGRTITILVVPNRPGYYHRSLSVRICPALPSCSPESSDDQPIMKTLIKSEFLCSKLWFEYNCVVPDIEWSNIIDLSEYTVYAGEEYEFNMEFKNRSIVGAFLHYEVVPNGMTFRDGVWKFYIDSGAFIIAKCAVAFRSLGNTRLMGLVKVVGANRPYPFHLVAHVLPTEIRITPMSINRRLQVYEEHKQHFYIDNYTPTHTMLSIRLKDSEFQYLTSRGGALSPTGQSMYTTLVSMFTDPDIYQNTLFIDLQFDNVIMVPITFRVEGVPLYFEPNIREGFDAGLLYTDTKEQFQNGIFTHRFPVRVINKGFRAYRILIIRLNSIGPGTDPNPAPCSTHGLTARFDMEPKNLYLDPNSETRLDIVASSYVEGHATGDFLLQVVDQKYPTSKHIIRVSVQAEFVECQLLWSPKQLNFNYKRCDPLRERSYEETPLLINPCAVPIDRVMLQVAGPFRIKEFYEDTYEKELMIPVAGCERKEIFVILNRAAVKNLSCRHIEGKINVMARGIQLKSLPLRVSVKVPDVVILQPELVLFDRGKPYESSINLINQGCAPAEFKWKRHFTKEVYVGDEDDPAGIASDILSEILRMLEYNFSCADEPNMTKRYQKCRCQFKRFVEDGDMIVEIIDEVINDLDLSHRPLLYQPKEQNDPEEDRDQSTSSLVRETLDDILARLHIDSSEEWSEPSSEYCFASRYIYFHEKRGTVNVVDMQPGDLQCKLHLPHIRRNHEMQAFFELAIVGGRSQFLTVTLVNLPQKIKFHKDSNYMGIKPWYESFEAVVRVSNVTNYPLKLVLVEIKPKPLKSPPALPSLLEKRLVEGYCKLITSDLMHLDPLKMDQIRVRGILGFSESFRHTFGAMINNSDSSEFCLRGQGVMPMLDMTTPLPSIPMDPAELEEEYRLLQRIYQYEIFRSITEVVEEELMPANMGEEEGNQMEDKPTPRSEDFSLLSFSEEDMPSEQQARHDLQLFRMVKTYVMVNNNQDLPHATVLRQLLLAERYLLRIRTKPELYALHQQVYQSHLKLHKAPGYKQPSLVKHFTVQPIPCEQHGFILDLGSLPRNSLRRFELKLHFFGPGKLIAAARTAVRIPGLFVDFKVAAAAQHATKKFSFWSEKCNSLEYFKDKYRNMFERLMDAEKDPKLKHAHSFDLDKMVKHQRDLTPKDRRLIEEYYNSLNPSVYPDHKHHFTLAKIFSGSMSNYSGVDLTIVGFFKPETQFYENNQLVEDYIFIDLHMGPTLPILLRGVIAS; the protein is encoded by the exons ATGCTCCTGCTGAACCCCCTTGCCGTACCCATAACCCTACAAGTGAAGCCCACCGAGGATGGGACAGAGACACCGCTGGTGCTCAACATACGTGACTCCACCGAGTTGCTGCCCATCACGGTGCGCGATCCCATAAAGCATCTGCAGCAAGTCCACGAGGAATTGGTCCAGCCGCTAGAGTTTGGATCGATTGACCTAACGGAGGAAGAACCGGAGGTCAAGTCCATAAAGTCCGTCGAGACGAAGTTGTCTGTATACAGCCAGGACTTTGAGGAGGAAGTGATGG AACCTATTCCCGTCATGGCCGCTCAACTTTTAAGCAatctaaaaaagaaaaagatcTTCGACAAGTCAGAGTCGGATCGGCGCATCATTCAGGAGGCACTGATTGGTTTGCTCCACACCAAATACTTCTCGGTCTTTACCAAGCACAACAACTTTGTTTTTATGGACTGGAACGCTTTGCCCAGTGATCCCCAGGAGGTTTATTGCGACAACGAAATCATTTACCTTCGTCCGAACACCGGGCGCACCATTACCATCCTAGTGGTGCCCAATAGACCGGGCTATTATCATCGATCCCTGTCGGTGCGAATCTGTCCCGCTCTTCCGTCGTGTTCCCCTGAATCGAGTGATGATCAGCCGATCATGAAGACCCTGATCAAGTCGGAGTTCCTGTGCTCTAAGCTTTGGTTCGAGTATAATTGTGTTGTCCCGGATATTGAGTGGTCTAACATTATAGATCTGTCGGAATATACAGTCTATGCTGGCGAGGAGTACGAGTTCAATATGGAGTTTAAGAACCGTTCCATAGTTGGTGCCTTTCTTCACTATGAAGTGGTT CCCAACGGTATGACATTTCGCGATGGAGTCTGGAAGTTTTATATTGATTCGGGAGCCTTTATCATTGCCAAATGCGCTGTGGCCTTTCGCTCGCTGGGCAACACTCGGCTGATGGGTTTGGTTAAGGTTGTGGGCGCCAATCGACCGTACCCCTTCCATTTGGTAGCCCACGTTCTGCCCACAGAGATCCGGATCACGCCGATGTCCATTAATCGGCGGCTGCAGGTTTACGAAGAGCACAAGCAGCACTTTTATATTGACAATTACACGCCCACGCACACTATGCTGAGCATAAGATTG AAAGATTCAGAATTCCAATATCTGACATCGAGAGGCGGAGCCTTGTCTCCCACCGGCCAGAGCATGTACACCACCTTGGTGTCGATGTTCACCGATCCGGATATCTACCAGAACACCCTGTTCATTGATCTGCAATTCGACAATGTGATCATGGTGCCCATTACGTTTCGGGTGGAGGGAGTGCCTCTGTACTTTGAGCCCAACATACGCGAAGGATTCGATGCCGGTCTGCTGTACACAGACACCAAGGAGCAGTTCCAGAATGGCATCTTCACGCATCGCTTTCCCGTGAGGGTAATCAACAAAGGATTTCGGGCCTATCGCATCCTTATTATTCGACTGAATTCCATTGGCCCGGGAACCGATCCAAATCCCGCCCCCTGCTCCACTCACGGCCTGACGGCGCGCTTTGACATGGAACCGAAAAACCTATACTTGGATCCCAACAGCGAGACGCGGTTGGACATTGTGGCTAGCTCGTACGTAGAGGGTCATGCCACCGGGGACTTTTTGCTGCAGGTCGTCGACCAGAAGTATCCCACAAGCAAGCACATTATCCGGGTTAGTGTTCAGGCCGAGTTCGTGGAGTGCCAGCTGCTGTGGAGTCCCAAGCAG TTAAACTTCAACTACAAACGCTGTGATCCTCTGAGGGAGCGTTCCTATGAGGAAACTCCACTTCTGATCAATCCCTGCGCCGTGCCCATCGACAGGGTAATGCTACAGGTGGCGGGTCCCTTCAGGATTAAGGAGTTCTACGAGGACACCTACGAAAAGGAATTGATGATCCCTGTGGCTGGCTGCGAACGAAAGGAAATCTTTGTGATCTTGAACAGGGCAGCTGTAAAGAATCTCTCCTGTCGCCACATCGAAGGCAAGATTAACGTTATGGCACGAGGCATACAACTCAAGAGTCTACCCTTGCGTGTGTCCGTCAAGGTGCCGGATGTGGTGATCCTCCAGCCCGAACTGGTGCTTTTCGATCGGGGCAAGCCCTACGAGAGTAGCATCAATCTCATTAACCAAGGCTGTGCCCCGGCCGAGTTCAAGTGGAAGCGTCATTTCACCAAAGAGGTATATGTAGGCGACGAGGATGATCCAGCTGGCATTGCCAGCGATATCCTGTCGGAGATTCTGCGCATGCTGGAGTACAATTTCAGTTGTGCCGACGAGCCCAATATGACAAAGAGGTACCAGAAGTGCCGCTGTCAGTTCAAGCGCTTCGTGGAGGACGGCGATATGATTGTGGAAATCATAGACGAGGTCATCAACGATCTGGACCTAAGCCACCGCCCCCTGCTTTACCAGCCAAAGGAGCAAAACGATCCCGAAGAGGACAGAGACCAGAGCACTTCGAGCTTGGTGCGGGAAACATTGGACGACATCCTAGCCAGACTCCACATTGATTCGAGTGAGGAGTGGTCGGAACCCTCCTCCGAGTACTGCTTTGCCAGTCGATACATCTATTTCCACGAGAAACGGGGCACCGTCAACGTTGTGGACATGCAGCCCGGCGATCTACAATGTAAGCTACACCTGCCCCACATTCGACGTAATCACGAGATGCAAGCCTTCTTTGAGCTGGCCATTGTGGGCGGGCGAAGTCAGTTTCTGACCGTCACGCTGGTCAATCTTCCGCAGAAGATTAAGTTCCACAAGGACAGTAACTACATGGGAATTAAG CCCTGGTACGAGTCCTTCGAGGCTGTGGTTCGTGTCTCCAATGTAACCAACTATCCTCTCAAACTGGTCCTAGTGGAAATTAAGCCCAAGCCACTAAAATCTCCCCCAGCGCTACCCTCGCTATTGGAGAAGCGCCTGGTTGAGGGCTACTGCAAGCTAATAACCAGCGACTTAATGCATCTGGATCCCTTGAAAATGGATCAGATCCGGGTGAGGGGAATCTTGGGCTTCAGCGAGAGCTTCCGGCACACCTTCGGAGCCATGATCAACAACAGCGActccagcgagttctgtttgCGAGGTCAGGGCGTGATGCCCATGCTGGACATGACCACTCCACTGCCCTCCATCCCCATGGACCCCGctgagctggaggaggagtacCGCCTGCTGCAGCGCATCTACCAATACGAGATTTTCCGCAGTATCACCGaggtggtggaggaggagctgaTGCCCGCTAATATGGGTGAGGAGGAAGGGAACCAGATGGAGGATAAGCCCACACCGCGCTCCGAAGACTTCAGCCTGCTGTCATTCAGTGAGGAGGACATGCCCTCGGAGCAGCAGGCCCGGCACGATCTGCAGCTCTTCCGCATGGTGAAAACGTACGTGATGGTGAACAACAACCAGGACCTGCCCCACGCAACGGTCCTGCGTCAACTACTCCTCGCCGAGCGCTACCTGCTACGTATTCGAACAAAGCCAGAGCTCTATGCCCTCCACCAGCAGGTCTACCAGAGCCACCTAAAGCTGCACAAGGCCCCTGGCTATAAGCAGCCCTCGTTGGTCAAGCACTTCACCGTCCAGCCCATTCCCTGTGAGCAGCACGGCTTCATTCTGGACCTGGGCTCCCTGCCGCGTAACTCGCTGCGCCGCTTCGAGCTCAAGCTCCACTTCTTCGGGCCCGGCAAGCTCATCGCCGCCGCACGGACAGCGGTGAGGATACCGGGGTTGTTTGTGGACTTTAaggtggcagcggcagcacaGCA CGCCACCAAAAAGTTCTCCTTTTGGTCTGAAAAGTGCAACTCCCTAGAATACTTCAAGGACAAGTACAGGAATATGTTCGAGCGCCTGATGGATGCCGAAAAGGATCCCAAGCTGAAGCATGCCCACTCGTTCGACCTGGACAAAATGGTCAAGCATCAGCGCGATTTGACGCCCAAAGACCGTCGCCTGATCGAGGAATACTACAACAGTTTGAATCCCTCGGTTTATCCTGATCACAAGCATCACTTCACCCTGGCCAAGATCTTCTCCGGCTCCATGTCCAACTACTCGGGAGTGGATCTAACCATCGTGGGTTTCTTTAAGCCCGAAACGCAATTCTATGAGAATAATCAGCTCGTAGAGGATTACATATTCATCGAT TTGCACATGGGTCCGACGTTGCCCATCTTGCTGAGAGGCGTTATTGCATCCTAA